One window of Melospiza georgiana isolate bMelGeo1 chromosome 11, bMelGeo1.pri, whole genome shotgun sequence genomic DNA carries:
- the LRTM1 gene encoding leucine-rich repeat and transmembrane domain-containing protein 1: MAEGNWLLIWSVTLLAHTAHSCPEKCLCHKASKTADCKNRGFTEIPARLPPEIQILQLQNNRIWRINQNAFTATPLLKILDLSNNSISSVALGAFQKLRYLQVLNLTRNLIHYIENKTFSFLPHLKELDLSSNSIIRLPETFGNSTGNITLLSVKHNKLQKMERILLESLPNLKVVLFKDNPWQCNCNIFGMKLWLESFLYRGGISDGIICSAPGVRKGKDLLKVPYELFGACALRAAPMPPASSHQWPGSEQRAWPKHGPHGEPGDGGRGGCEPKARPRPVSLRHAIATVVITGVVCGVVCLMMLAAAVYGCAYAAITARYHKEHLGPVRQHGTPEEKEPFESSMA; the protein is encoded by the exons GTAACTGGCTTTTGATTTGGAGTGTCACCTTGttggcacacacagctcacagctgCCCTGAAAAATGCCTCTGCCACAAAGCCTCAAAGACTGCAGACTGCAAGAACAGAGGATTTACTGAAATTCCTGCCCGTTTACCCCCTGAAATTCAGATACTACAGTTGCAGAACAACCGTATCTGGAGAATCAACCAAAACGCATTCACTGCAACGCCGTTACTCAAAATCTTGGACTTGTCTAATAATTCTATCTCAagtgtggcacttggtgctttCCAAAAACTGAGGTATCTGCAGGTTTTAAACCTAACCAGAAATTTGATTCACTATATAGAAAACAAGACTTTCAGTTTCCTCCCACACCTAAAGGAACTGGACTTGTCATCCAACAGCATTATTCGATTGCCTGAGACATTTGGAAACAGCACAGGGAATATAACATTGCTCTCTGTGAAGCATAACAAActtcagaaaatggaaagaattcTGCTGGAGTCACTTCCAAACCTGAAAGTGGTTCTCTTCAAAGATAATCCCTGGCAATGCAATTGTAATATCTTTGGCATGAAACTGTGGCTGGAGAGTTTTCTATACAGAG GAGGAATCAGCGACGGCATCATCTGCTCAGCGCCAGGCGTTCGGAAGGGGAAGGATCTCCTCAAGGTTCCTTATGAGCTCTTTGGGGCCTGTGCTCTGAGGGCAGCCCCCATGCCCCCCGCCAGCAGCCATCAGTGGCCCGGCTCGGAGCAGCGGGCCTGGCCCAAGCACGGCCCTCACGGCGAGCCGGGCGATGGCGGCCGCGGCGGCTGCGAGCCCAAGGCCCGGCCCAGGCCCGTCAGCCTGCGGCACGCCATCGCCACCGTGGTGATCACGGGCGTGGTGTGCGGCGTGGTGTGCCTGATGATGCTGGCAGCCGCCGTCTATGGTTGTGCCTACGCCGCCATCACCGCCCGGTACCACAAGGAGCACCTAGGCCCTGTCAGGCAGCACGGGACACCTGAGGAGAAAGAGCCCTTCGAGAGCTCCATGGCTTGA